A genomic segment from Mastacembelus armatus unplaced genomic scaffold, fMasArm1.2, whole genome shotgun sequence encodes:
- the mgaa gene encoding MAX dimerization protein MGA a isoform X3: MASKKKQKDMVFHEEGASTPAAAPAANHSCFVVPKLGMASEGGMEQETYVTNEEANIVGKPNMHPSKEVVRFTGGLPTVKQPISSNSLSDNLSPDSVCKGVRVILDNNSMWNEFFRCKTEMILTKQGSRMFPYCRFRISGLHPHKKYSLIMDIQPLDNSCYKWTGKSWQVVGKAECHVKSQPFNHPESPSVGQHWMQNPVSFYKLKLTNNISDQDGNTILHPMHRYLPRLHVVQTDKASKDVKLNGPNVVTFTFPQTEFMAVMSYQNLRFAQLKVACNPFAKGLKEDGHSLWGLKMKLNTGKESHKDGGVTTNELHPVKKSLKSLLANHKPRSSKAMALKPSPSGDLQKNSTADEDQSADKVTGQSSCSHPAQKLFSELIREAHVSLKRCNLEQLGINNRTERTNIKTTGLKSDRQEVLSKDCVSVITHSDLSVTKEEGGLGKKRQVKEDKHLLNSVNCKDKFRTDGSVQAAAAMHSDQKCEPETVSAVNVKQHKRPAPLPLPALALFLKQHSTKTKKSKPESPSSAQPSSSLSGSQSSAVSSSSDHARNATSPSKDLTGNLTKSDNLLLDVTGQAVETALQPFSLSCSHVVPTTDPHRSKTESPVIVPQVPDDILAFSTSNQPFCAHATSTFPSTLTTSSAYCMPPVLPTPKLPQTPNISESSALLSDSTTMKSDTLLHDPGCSHFVFEPLSPASSPEPLPALPSSLGLELEPVTSEPPPKALPPEELKHSENCATSVFQWHTVLPPPAPYMDASFQPTAQPLPLVSVTPPLLPSQRPSHPEPQIPNASTPPPEPSPSFQENEQSLPFPAELSPLALQLPLSPTFSSLDGDGLSPTPSIADLVQFFSTDDLGMGVEYSNTEAMVVSCSPSSTIDANAHEPSQQVQQIPAAKTCKRNKKSKRRKLAKMDLDQEMDDASYARMQPNLEEVEEQLFISFTSKEALQLHIADSSEGAVTQLETTPGGRLQQPADTPENAAMADNLQDQLSAFQRILLRDLKLMKHKQVIHPVLQEVGLKMNLLDPTLTIDLQYLGVQLPIPPAGVSLELLPPSQGVSAEFVSRTGKTTDVTQIKGWREKFTPSEAPPTPTSAPEAGPSSDLPKKNLSAFCSDMLDEYLENEGKLIDERAASFSQPQLEPVVYELPTRSTSYVRTLDNILKKQTLGSPTSDLISGFIPPSKRPSVPLKEKKTSRKGEKKPKGPKQTKPRPERASAPVLTPEPNLVPKWPAPQTPAAPHYLEHTAPLTEPHHLKKRTLKVRSTYTEPLTLSPQSPPFTKRKKLKPKTSSQTLSLPRSAAPPLGISEDMAPLESDSELGNTDQEDELCRKANGPVLTRALLRQRDLEDGVVWEGQPRTKITEERATIALTSLFTLKGFVSENPTAPIQLIRRRAPPCLNDFCRLGCVCSSLSYCFRISHCGRAHCIFGCSCLKQKVVLLKNLDGYDSSSSDCVNNKKSRRKRRMKMAYILKEADNVSHPSARVQTLWKRDGEDPDPEPVYVPEPASLSRFSVSRENSSCARVQCYSGRRKTQKQNEATEDVKSETVRFRPLKRKDLKLMQAKNKPSSAATDGPVEPTLSSRPESPPSKLPSKRLIILAQCQWASDTDRNHVLKKICEAMAQDQMHDSFWIKKYFIKLISRTVEESGTDRCIQYKIHISTLNAEQEKPASPVKPHEQQSDKKQPQDPLRQAIEEEEPLEDHQQEVMEEEEPLEYWQREVEDGDIKEDERSTLHQVADGKMSGGKIEINAEKTTQVRMALPFLTGISPAGFLSANKKQPGGTDQLVQVNGKLYPLAKVQLGKMGALHPANRLAAYLTGRVGFNKKQQGSSSSASSTPTQTQSSALTPQSIFFASSVLSVLTPPVPPNRQPSGSVLALPTSATVGRPAAVKVAQSAATSSNQPEGQGLKEMGTRFVRMKVHSNPVKEASALSRGLPAAPPQTPTLTFVKQGLPLTTATTSTCSGPSLPSSVQSSVSGSSFQAQEKCSFRTFPINSSKESAITTKVPSKAVPAPECFTFLQPHHHPPAAPMNLISLKPSTGQGAELGVKTVTVSVAAVGRGGAMVRHRPASSQSSTCAPQTPREPTETPVTPPSPLRPGSEITPVLPADPPADRCKTELAHDVVDLDIVCVEDDAIPVTMEMQPVEDLTWSSGGETDNSSDFGDESDNEGEQLTVASRRNTHNMLERQRRRRMRQLFDGLRRELGLNAEKVSKVSTLHKAVQVIEEMRKTENNLKKKKMWLMKSRDDYLSKIIPATGESSQKSPQLDAETRGRAGRKIRTDMKVMEVVNLLDDSDELTDNSSDEERLESQKANVISSEDEEVQCVSTETDDDVQCVTAQTEDDVQCITAETEDEVQCVTDETEDEVQCVTAETEDEVQCVTAETEDEVQCVTTETEDEVQCVTAETEDEVQCVTAETEDEVQCVTDETEDEVQRVTAETEDEVQRVTVESEDDVQRVTAETEDEVQCVTVEIKDEVQVTMATKEEKLKRLANMREKSKNSRSEKMTGVQSITATHEAGNSPQSHLVEQSNMDGQKDANVTRTCHSSGKHEQIVMRTLQYLSSKQKMEKQDRPQTANQLSVGSRGGASAFPARDGTNNVVIIKSPDLQQQIPQAPPTLVSAKPTSKPVQQPPVVLQVMTPMMAPPIVSHNTVVVRDKPRTIPNILSRSKNLVPSSCLRTATVDGKAPSFQALAPTEVLTLVRAVLPGKPVLTLSPLLAGSTVLPTTPRAGVTSVTLNFPNLTNQQVQLSSLPRPPAGKICSSSTPLNITNLLAANFNNLLQLVQPATTQQRQLQQTQLQPQQLPQQQTLVQPQQLQQQQTLVQPQQLPQQQTLVQPQQLQQQQTLVQPQQLQQQQTLVQPQQLQQQQTLVQPQQLQQQQTLVQPQQLQQKQTLVQPQQLQQQQTLVQPQQLQQQQTLVQPQQLQQQQTLVQPQQLQQQQTLVQPQQLQQQQTLVQPQQLQQQQTLVQPQQLQQQQTLVQPQQLQQQQTLVQPQQLQQQQTLVQPQQLQQQQTLVQPQQLQQQQTLVQPQQLEQQQTQLQPQQLEQHSSHPPLVVSAGSDQIKSQNQPPCQTDLRPDCTQGPPSSLCPSLGADDQVEDAVGRAAGLEQQETRGDSETASLSSLLDEIVFLNQQTAGVPLPEKQSSEVGRPRQQDHTHSPLFLHLECDNTVSMEMVEAGLNGYMTPTKMANWDSKGDVLAPPPLQQMKTGGAKVDPSQSDNTAAVGEGRRKGGVAWRPMPRLVPLGLRGNPSS; this comes from the exons ATGGCTTCTAAGAAGAAGCAAAAAGACATGGTGTTCCATGAGGAAGGGGCATCCACCCCTGCAGCAGCACCTGCAGCCAACCATTCATGCTTTGTTGTTCCAAAACTAGGGATGGCAAGTGAGGGTGGGATGGAACAAGAAACTTATGTCACCAATGAAGAGGCCAACATAGTGGGTAAACCCAACATGCACCCATCGAAGGAAGTTGTCAGGTTTACTGGTGGACTTCCCACTGTGAAACAGCCCATCAGTTCAAACTCTCTGTCTGACAACCTGTCACCTGATAGTGTCTGTAAAGGCGTTAGAGTGATTCTGGACAACAACAGTATGTGGAACGAGTTCTTCAGATGCAAGACGGAGATGATTCTAACTAAACAAGGCAGCAGAATGTTCCCCTACTGCCGCTTTCGTATCTCTGGTTTACATCCACATAAGAAGTACTCTCTGATCATGGACATTCAACCTTTGGACAACAGTTGTTATAAGTGGACCGGCAAGAGCTGGCAAGTTGTTGGAAAAGCAGAATGTCATGTAAAGAGTCAACCATTCAATCATCCAGAGTCCCCATCGGTGGGTCAACACTGGATGCAGAATCCAGTGTCCTTTTACAAACTGAAACTCACAAACAACATTTCAGATCAAGATGGAAACACCATTCTGCATCCAATGCACCGCTACTTGCCACGACTGCATGTGGTCCAGACAGACAAAGCTTCTAAAGACGTAAAGCTAAATGGTCCCAATGTTGTCACATTCACTTTCCCGCAGACCGAGTTTATGGCTGTCATGTCTTACCAGAATTTACGGTTTGCTCAGCTCAAAGTTGCCTGCAACCCATTTGCTAAAGGACTGAAGGAGGATGGGCACAGCCTTTGGGGCTTGAAGATGAAATTGAACACTGGCAAAGAGTCGCACAAAGATGGAGGCGTGACAACCAACGAGCTCCATCCTGTGAAAAAAAGCTTGAAGTCCTTGCTTGCAAACCATAAACCTAGAAGCTCAAAGGCAATGGCCCTGAAACCTTCACCATCAGGTGACCTCCAGAAAAACTCCACTGCAGATGAAGATCAGTCAGCTGACAAGGTCACAGGGCAGAGTTCTTG TTCTCATCCAGCTCAGAAGTTATTTTCTGAACTTATCCGAGAAGCTCATGTTTCATTAAAAAGGTGCAACTTGGAGCAGCTGGGCATCAATAACAGAACAGAGCGAACAAACATTAAGACCACAGGCTTGAAAAGCGACAGACAAGAGGTTCTGAGTAaggactgtgtgtctgtcataACACACAGTGACTTGTCAGTTACAAAGGAAGAAGGCGGCCTTGGAAAAAAGAGGCAAGTAAAGGAAGACAAGCACCTTTTGAATTCAGTGAACTGTAAAGACAAATTTAGGACAGATGGCTCTGTTCAAGCTGCTGCAGCTATGCATTCAGACCAGAAATGTGAGCCGGAAACTGTGTCAGCAGTGAATGTAAAGCAGCATAAACGGCCCGCACCTCTACCTCTGCCAGCCCTCGCGCTTTTTCTGAAACAACattcaacaaaaactaaaaagagcAAACCAGAATCTCCATCCTCAGCACAGCCGTCTAGCTCTCTGAGTGGGTCGCAGAGTTCTGCTGTAAGTTCGTCTTCTGATCATGCCAGAAATGCAACCAGTCCCTCAAAGGATCTTACTGGCAATCTCACAAAATCTGACAATCTGCTTTTAGATGTCACTGGACAAGCTGTTGAAACAGCCCTTCAGCCTTTTAGTTTATCATGTTCTCACGTTGTTCCCACTACAGATCCACACCGTTCAAAAACTGAAAGCCCAGTCATAGTCCCGCAAGTACCTGATGATATATTGGCGTTCTCCACCTCAAATCAGCCATTTTGTGCTCATGCCACATCCACTTTTCCCTCAACTCTTACTACCTCTTCTGCATATTGCATGCCACCAGTGTTACCTACCCCGAAATTACCACAAACTCCAAACATTTCTGAGTCTTCCGCTCTACTGTCCGACTCCACCACCATGAAGTCGGATACTTTGCTTCATGACCCAGGTTGTTCCCATTTTGTCTTTGAGCCTTTGTCACCTGCAAGCTCACCAGAGCCTTTACCTGCACTGCCATCCTCATTAGGGTTGGAGCTCGAGCCTGTGACTTCTGAACCGCCTCCAAAAGCGTTACCGCCTGAAGAGTTAAAGCACAGTGAAAACTGTGCCACATCTGTGTTTCAATGGCATACAGTGTTACCTCCACCTGCGCCGTACATGGACGCTTCATTTCAGCCCACAGCACAGCCTTTGCCTTTAGTATCAGTTACACCGCCTTTGTTGCCTTCCCAGAGACCTTCCCACCCTGAACCACAGATTCCAAATGCCTCCACGCCGCCACCTGAACCCAGTCCATCATTTCAAGAGAACGAACAGTCGCTGCCCTTCCCAGCTGAACTGTCCCCCCTTGCGCTCCAGCTGCCGCTGTCTCCAACCTTTTCTTCACTGGATGGAGATGGATTGTCACCCACGCCTTCAATCGCAGACCTCGTGCAGTTTTTCTCCACAGATGACCTTGGGATGGGGGTGGAGTATTCAAACACTGAGGCAATGGTTGTTTCCTGCTCACCTTCCAGCACCATTGACGCAAATGCACATGAGCCTTCTCAGCAAGTGCAACAAATCCCAGCTGCCAAAACCTGCAAGCGCAACAAGAAGTCCAAGCGGCGAAAGCTTGCTAAAATGGATTTGGATCAGGAAATGGATGACGCCAGTTATGCTAGAATGCAACCCAACCTGGAGGAAGTGGAAGAGCAGCTATTTATCTCATTCACGTCAAAG GAGGCCCTGCAGCTTCACATAGCGGACTCTTCTGAGGGAGCAGTGACACAGCTCGAGACAACACCTGGAGGTCGCCTGCAACAACCTGCTGACACACCTGAGAATG CAGCGATGGCAGACAACCTGCAGGACCAGCTCTCTGCCTTTCAGAGGATTCTTCTGAGAGACTTGAAGCTGATGAAGCACAAACAGGTCATTCATCCTGTGCTGCAGGAAG TGGGGCTGAAGATGAACCTGCTAGATCCGACTCTGACCATAGATCTGCAGTACCTGGGAGTCCAGTTGCCCATCCCTCCTGCAGGAGTCTCTCTGGAGCTGCTGCCTCCATCTCAGG GTGTTTCTGCAGAGTTTGTGTccagaacaggaaaaacaacagatgtgACTCAAATTAAAGGTTGGAGAGAGAAATTCACTCCATCGGAGGCTCCGCCCACTCCGACATCAGCACCTGAGG CTGGTCCCAGTTCAGATCTCCCTAAGAAGAACTTGTCGGCATTCTGCAGCGACATGTTGGATGAGTACCTGGAGAATGAAGGGAAGCTGATTGATGAGCGAGCTGCCAGTTTTTCCCAGCCTCAGCTTGAGCCAGTGGTGTATGAGCTCCCCACCAGGAGTACCAGCTATGTCCGGACCCTGGACAACATCCTGAAGAAACAGACCCTTGGCTCCCCCACCTCAGACCTCATATCCGGGTTTATCCCTCCCTCCAAGAGACCCAGCGTCCCCCTCAAAGAGAAGAAAACCTCCAGGAAAGGGGAGAAGAAACCGAAAGGcccaaaacaaaccaaacctaGACCAGAACGTGCATCTGCTCCAGTCTTAACACCTGAACCAAACCTGGTCCCTAAGTGGCCTGCACCCCAGACCCCAGCTGCCCCCCATTATTTGGAGCACACAGCACCTCTTACTGAACCACatcatttaaagaaaagaaCCCTTAAAGTCCGATCGACCTACACCGAACCATTAACTCTCTCTCCTCAGTCACCCCCCTTCACCAAGAGGAAGAAACTCAAACCCAAGACGTCATCCCAGACCCTCAGCCTACCCAGGTCTGCGGCCCCTCCTCTTGGTATCTCTGAGGATATGGCCCCTCTGGAATCAGACTCTGAGCTGGGAAACACTGATCAGGAAGATGAACTGTGCAGGAAGGCCAATGGACCTGTGCTCACCCGGGCTCTGCTGAGGCAGAGAGACCTGGAGGACGGGGTGGTGTGGGAGGGCCAACCCAGGACCAAGATCACTGAGGAGAGGGCCACCATCGCCCTGACTTCGCTCTTCACGCTAAAG ggTTTTGTCAGCGAGAACCCAACAGCTCCCATCCAGCTGATCCGGAGACGGGCCCCCCCCTGCCTGAATGATTTCTGCCGGCTGGGCTGCGTCTGCTCCAGTCTGTCCTACTGTTTCAGGATCAGCCACTGCGGCCGAGCTCATTGCATATTCGGCTGCAGCTGCCTCAAGCAGAAGGTGGTACTCCTCAAAAACCTGGATGGCTACGACTCAAGCTCCTCCGACTGCGTAAACAACaagaagagcaggaggaagaggaggatgaagatggCCTACA TTCTGAAGGAGGCGGACAACGTTTCCCACCCTTCCGCGCGAGTCCAGACTCTGTGGAAGAGAGACGGTGAAGATCCAGATCCAGAGCCAGTCTATGTCCCTGAACCTGCCTCCCTGTCCCGCTTCAGT gtgagcagagagaacagcAGCTGTGCCAGGGTCCAGTGTTACAGTGGAAGGAGGAAGACCCAGAAGCAAAAC GAAGCAACTGAAGATGTGAAATCTGAAACTGTTCGGTTCAGACCTTTGAAACGGAAAGACCTGAAACTGATGCAAGCAAAGAACAAACCCTCCAGTGCTGCAACAG ATGGACCAGTTGAGCCAACTCTCTCCAGCCGGCCTGAGAGTCCTCCCTCAAAGCTGCCATCAAAGCGTCTGATCATCTTGGCACAGTGTCAGTGGGCGagtgacactgacagaaacCATGTGTTGAAGAAGATTTGTGAGGCGATGGCTCAGGACCAGATGCATGATTCCTTCTGgatcaaaaaatatttcatcaaaCTCATCAGTCGAACAGTGGAAGAGAGTGGCACCGACCGCTGCATCCAGTACAAAATCCACATCTCCACCCTCAATGCGGAGCAGGAGAAACCAGCCTCACCAGTGAAACCACATGAGCAGCAGTCAGATAAGAAACAACCACAG GACCCCTTGAGACAGGcgattgaggaggaggagcctcTGGAGGACCACCAAcaggaggtgatggaggaggaggagcctcTGGAATACTGGCAGCGGGAGGTCGAGGACGGTGACATCAAGGAGGATGAGAGGTCAACACTTCACCAGGTGGCTGATGGGAAAATGAGTGGAGGGAAAATAGAAATTAACGCAGAGAAGACGACACAGGTCAGAATGGCTCTGCCTTTCCTAACGGGAATCTCCCCTGCTGGATTCCTCTCAGCCAATAAGAAACAGCCGGGAGGAACAGACCAGCTGGTCCAG GTGAACGGGAAGCTCTATCCTCTGGCTAAAGTCCAGCTGGGGAAGATGGGGGCACTCCATCCCGCGAACCGACTGGCAGCTTATCTGACTGGCCGAGTGGGGTTCAACAAGAAGCAACAAGGTTCTTCATCGTCAGCCTCCTCTACACCTACTCAGACTCAGAGTTCAGCACTGACCCCCCAGTCCATCTTTTTTgcttcctctgtgctgtctgtccTCACCCCTCCCGTACCACCCAACCGACAGCCGTCGGGCTCAGTGCTTGCCCTCCCAACCTCTGCGACAG TGGGTCGACCTGCAGCTGTGAAGGTCGCCCAGTCTGCTGCCACCTCCTCCAACCAGCCTGAAGGTCAAGGTCTTAAGGAGATGGGGACCAGGTTCGTCAGGATGAAGGTGCATTCAAATCCTGTAAAGGAAGCTTCTGCCCTCTCCAGAG GGCTCCCTGCTGCACCTCCTCAGACTCCCACCCTCACATTTGTGAAGCAAGGACTCCCTCTGACCACAGCAACAACATCCACCTGCTCCGGCCCATCTCTCCCTTCCAGCGTCCAGTCCTCTGTGTCCGGCTCTAGTTTCCAGGCTCAGGAGAAGTGCAGCTTCAGGACCTTCCCCATAAACTCTAGCAAGGAATCAGCCATCACCACCAAAGTTCCCTCCAAAGCTGTGCCAGCTCCAGAATGCTTCACCTTCCTCCAGCCTCACCATCACCCCCCTGCGGCCCCAATGAACCTCATCTCTCTCAAACCCTCCACTGGTCAAGGGGCTGAACTTGGGGtcaaaacagtgacagtgtctGTGGCTGCAGTGGGTCGTGGTGGGGCCATGGTCCGACACAGACCTGCCTCATCTCAAAGCTCTACCTGTGCCCCCCAGACCCCCAGAGAGCCCACTGAAACACCCGTGACACCACCTTCTCCCTTACGCCCAGGGTCAGAGATTACACCTGTACTCCCAGCGGACCCCCCTGCTGACAGGTGCAAAACTGAACTGGCCCATGACGTGGTGGACCTGGACATTGTATGCGTGGAAGACGACGCAATCcctgttaccatggagatgcAACCGGTGGAGGACCTGACATGGTCTTCAGGAGGCGAGACAGACAACTCGTCCGATTTCGGAGATGAGTCGGACAACGAAGGAGAGCAGCTGACTGTTGCAAGTCGG CGGAACACTCATAACATGCTGGAGAGGCAGCGTCGCAGGAGGATGCGGCAACTTTTTGATGGTCTGAGGAGAGAACTGGGACTGAATGCTGAGAAGGTGTCAAAAGTGTCCACGCTGCACAAG GCGGTGCAGGTGATAGAGGAGATGAGGAAGACTGAGAATaatctgaagaagaaaaagatgtgGCTGATGAAGAGCAGGGATGATTATCTCTCCAAGATCATTCCAGCAACAG GTGAGAGCAGTCAGAAGTCACCTCAGTTGGACGCTGAGACGAGAGGACGAGCAGGACGTAAAATTAGAACAGATATGAAGGTGATGGAGGTGGTGAACCTGTTGGACGATTCGGACGAGCTGACGGACAACTCTTCCGACGAGGAGCGACTTGAATCACAGAAAGCTAATGTCATCAGCAGT gagGATGAAGAGGTTCAGTGCGTTTCCACAGAGACCGATGATGATGTTCAGTGCGTTACCGCACAGACTGAAGATGACGTTCAGTGCATTACAGCGGAGACCGAAGATGAGGTTCAGTGTGTTACCGATGAGACCGAAGATGAGGTTCAGTGCGTTACAGCGGAGACCGAAGATGAGGTTCAGTGCGTTACAGCGGAGACCGAAGATGAGGTTCAGTGCGTTACAACGGAGACCGAAGATGAGGTTCAGTGCGTTACAGCGGAGACCGAAGATGAGGTTCAGTGCGTTACAGCGGAGACCGAAGATGAGGTTCAGTGCGTTACCGATGAGACCGAAGATGAGGTTCAGCGCGTTACCGCGGAGACCGAAGATGAGGTTCAGCGCGTTACCGTGGAGAGCGAAGATGATGTTCAGCGCGTTACCGCGGAGACTGAAGATGAGGTTCAGTGTGTTACTGTGGAGATCAAGGATGAGGTTCAGGTTACCATGGCGACAAAGGAGGAGAAGTTGAAGAGGCTAGCAAACATGAGGGAGAAGTCAAA AAACAGTCGGAGTGAAAAGATGACTGGTGTTCAGAGCATCACCGCCACCCATGAAGCTGGAAACTCTCCACAGAGTCATCTGGTAGAACAG AGTAACATGGACGGGCAGAAAGACGCCAACGTCACTAGGACCTGCCATAGCTCAG GTAAACACGAACAGATTGTCATGAGGACGCTGCAGTACCTGTCATCTAAACAGAAAATGGAGAAACAGGACAGACCCCAAACAGCCAATCAGCTCTCAGTGGGATCAAGGGGCGGGGCCTCTGCCTTTCCAGCAAGAGACGGGACAAATAATGTTGTTATAATTAAATCACctgacctgcagcagcagattccACAAGCCCCTCCCACTCTTGTTTCTGCCAAACCCACCTCAAAACCTGTCCAGCAGCCTCCGGTGGTCCTGCAGGTGATGACGCCCATGATGGCTCCACCTATAGTTTCCCACAATACAGTTGTGGTAAGGGACAAGCCAAGGACAATTCCGAACATCCTGAGTCGCAGTAAGAATCTAGTACCTTCATCATGTCTCCGCACCGCCACTGTGGACG GGAAAGCTCCGTCTTTTCAGGCTTTGGCACCTACTGAGGTTTTGACTCTGGTTAGAGCAGTGTTGCCAGGGAAACCTGTTCTGACCCTGAGCCCGCTGCTGGCTGGATCGACAGTGCTGCCGACGACTCCCAGAGCAG GCGTGACCTCAGTCACCCTGAACTTCCCCAATCTGACCAATCAGCAGGTCCAGCTCAGCTCACTGCCCCGCCCTCCAGCTGGTAAGATCTGCAGCAGCTCCACCCCCCTCAACATCACTAACCTCTTGG CTGCAAACTTCAACAATCTGCTGCAATTGGTTCAACCAGCAACTACACAACAGCGGCAACtacaacaaacacagctgcaaccACAGCAGCTACCACAGCAACAAACGCTGGTCCAACCACAGCAactacaacagcaacaaacgCTGGTCCAACCACAGCAGCTACCACAGCAACAAACGCTGGTCCAAccacagcagctacaacagcaacaaacgCTGGTCCAAccacagcagctacaacagcaacaaacgCTGGTCCAAccacagcagctacaacagcaacaaacgCTGGTCCAACCACAGCAactacaacagcaacaaacgCTGGTCCAAccacagcagctacaacagAAACAAACGCTGGTCCAAccacagcagctacaacagcaacaaacgCTGGTCCAACCACAGCAactacaacagcaacaaacgCTGGTCCAAccacagcagctacaacagcaacaaacgCTGGTCCAACCACAgcaactacaacaacaacaaacgcTGGTCCAAccacagcagctacaacagcaacaaacgCTGGTCCAACCACAGCAactacaacagcaacaaacgCTGGTCCAAccacagcagctacaacagcaacaaacgCTGGTCCAACCACAGCAactacaacagcaacaaacgCTGGTCCAACCACAGCAactacaacagcaacaaacgCTGGTCCAACCACAGCAactacaacagcaacaaacgCTGGTCCAACCACAGCAactacaacagcaacaaacgCTGGTCCAACCACAACAACtagaacagcaacaaacacagctgcaaccACAGCAACTAGAACAGCATTCATCACACCCTCCTCTGGTGGTCTCCGCTGGATCAGACCAGATCAAAAGCCAGAACCAGCCTCCATGCCAGACTGACCTCAGACCTGATTGCACCCAGGGCCCTCCATCCTCTCTGTGCCCAAGTTTGGGTGCTGATGATCAGGTTGAGGATGCAGTGGGGAGGGCTGCGGGTCTGGAGCAGCAGGAGACCAGAGGGGACAGTGAGACCGCGAGCCTGTCCTCCCTCCTCGATGAGATAGTCTTCCTCAACCAGCAAACAGCAGGGGTCCCGTTACCAGAGAAACAGTCCTCTGAGGTGGGTCGACCCAGACAGCAGGACCACACCCACAGCCCTTTGTTCCTACACCTGGAATGTGACAACACAGTTAGCATGGAGATGGTGGAGGCGGGGCTTAACGGATATATGACACCGACCAAAATGGCCAACTGGGACAGTAAAGGTGATGTCCTGGCTCCACCCCCCCTGCAGCAGATGAAGACAGGAGGGGCTAAGGTGGACCCTTCCCAaagtgacaacacagcagcGGTTGGCgaggggaggaggaaggggggCGTGGCCTGGCGCCCCATGCCGAGGCTAGTTCCTCTGGGGCTGAGAGGAAACCCATCCAGCTGA